A genomic stretch from Juglans microcarpa x Juglans regia isolate MS1-56 chromosome 3S, Jm3101_v1.0, whole genome shotgun sequence includes:
- the LOC121257088 gene encoding uncharacterized protein LOC121257088: MGERDSEVIEISPPSSEKKLRRKISQESQDFYFLVSSYCSAEEDETPMRPMLCLNSKSSVDIKSIEEVEDCFILDYDPFESIDFTKLSVNINPSDAFAASDGTSDLCVIAEKGQVACRDYPHSRHLCVDFPFETTPHENYCKLCFCYVCDSAAPCKYWTDLKLAHCNASEHVGDWTYQRKLRKQTSAEFK; this comes from the exons ATGGGGGAAAGGGACTCGGAGGTGATAGAGATATCGCCGCCCTCGTCTGAGAAAAAGCTAAGAAGAAAGATCAGTCAGGAAagtcaagatttttattttttagtttcttcATACTGTTCTGCAGAGGAAGATGAGACTCCCATGAGACCCATGCTTTGCCTCAATAGCAAGAGCAGCGTAGATATCAAAAGCATCGAAGAAGTGGAAGACTGCTTCATCTTGGACTACGACCCATTTGAGTCCATCGACTTTACCAAGCTCTCCGTAAACATTAATCCATCTGATGCTTTTGCTGCTTCTGATGGCACTAGTGATCTCTGTGTCATTGCAGAAAAGGGCCAG GTAGCTTGTAGAGATTATCCGCATTCAAGGCATCTCTGTGTGGACTTTCCCTTCGAGACAACTCCTCATGAGAACTACTGTAAGCTG TGTTTCTGTTACGTTTGCGATTCCGCAGCCCCATGCAAGTATTGGACAGATCTCAAGCTAGCACATTGCAATGCTTCAGAGCATGTTGGAGATTGGACATACCAAAGGAAGTTGAGGAAACAGACATCAGCTGAGTTCAAATAA
- the LOC121257090 gene encoding spermine synthase-like isoform X4 has translation MEGGAGRGLECRKTMDGKVNNRNGPEKVLPSCCLKASSSDPELEAKCHSTVVSGWFSETHSCSGEAHSLAVEKVLYKGNSEFQESSTYGKVLVLDGIVQLTEKDECAYQEMIAHLPLCSIPSPKTVLVVGGGDGGVLREISRHSSVEQIDICEIDKMVIDVSKRFFPELAVGFEDPRVHLYIADAVDFLRCAPKGKYDAVIVDSSDPVGPAQELVGKPFFETVARALRPGGVLCNMAESMWLHTHLIQDMISTCRQTFKGSVHYAWASVPTYPSGVIGFLICSTDGPPVDFINPINPIEKLEGALKHKRELRFYNSEMHSAAFALPSFLKREVTFLRDSPISGQPICIS, from the exons atGGAGGGCGGCGCAGGAAGAGGTTTGGAATGCCGGAAGACTATGGATGGGAAGGTGAATAACCGGAATGGCCCAGAGAAGGTTCTCCCTTCTTGTTGTTTGAAGGCTAGCTCTTCAGACCCTGAGCTTGAGGCAAAATGCCATTCAACTGTTGTTTCTGGGTGGTTTTCGGAAACTCACTCTTGCTCTG GAGAAGCCCATTCACTAGCAGTGGAAAAGGTTTTGTACAAGGGAAATTCAGAGTTTCAAGAG TCCTCAACATATGGGAAAGTACTTGTACTTGATGGCATTGTTCAACTGACAGAGAAAGATGAATGCGCCTACCAGGAGATGATTGCTCATCTTCCTCTTTGTTCTATTCCATCGCCCAAAACT GTTCTGGTTGTTGGTGGCGGTGATGGTGGTGTTCTTAGAGAGATTTCTCGACATAGCTCTGTGGAGCAAATTGACATATGCGAGATAGATAAGATGGTCATTGAT gtCTCTAAAAGGTTTTTTCCTGAGTTGGCTGTTGGATTTGAGGACCCTCGTGTCCACCTTTATATTGCTGATG CTGTCGATTTTCTTCGGTGTGCACCCAAGGGGAAGTATGATGCTGTCATTGTTGATTCATCGGACCCTGTGG GTCCTGCTCAGGAGCTTGTAGGGAAGCCTTTTTTTGAGACAGTAGCTAGAGCATTAAGGCCTGGCGGTGTCCTCTGTAACATGGCAGAAAGCATGTGGCTCCATACTCATCTTATTCAAGATATGATCTCCACTTGCCGTCAAACATTCAAGGGTTCTGTCCATTATGCTTGGGCTAGCGTTCCAACATATCCAAG TGGCGTGATAGGATTTCTTATATGCTCAACTGATGGGCCACCTGTTGATTTTATAAATCCCATCAATCCTATTGAGAAGTTAGAAGGAGCTCTCAAGCATAAAAGAGAACTAAGGTTCTACAACTCAGAG ATGCATTCAGCCGCATTTGCCTTGCCATCCTTTCTGAAAAGGGAGGTGACCTTTCTTCGTGATTCTCCAATCTCGGGACAACCAATCTGCATTTCCTAG
- the LOC121257090 gene encoding spermine synthase-like isoform X6: MPEDYGWEGKAGKKVYFNNPMWPGEAHSLAVEKVLYKGNSEFQESSTYGKVLVLDGIVQLTEKDECAYQEMIAHLPLCSIPSPKTVLVVGGGDGGVLREISRHSSVEQIDICEIDKMVIDVSKRFFPELAVGFEDPRVHLYIADAVDFLRCAPKGKYDAVIVDSSDPVGPAQELVGKPFFETVARALRPGGVLCNMAESMWLHTHLIQDMISTCRQTFKGSVHYAWASVPTYPSGVIGFLICSTDGPPVDFINPINPIEKLEGALKHKRELRFYNSEMHSAAFALPSFLKREVTFLRDSPISGQPICIS, encoded by the exons ATGCCGGAAGACTATGGATGGGAAG GGAAAGCTGGAAAAAAGGTTTATTTTAACAACCCGATGTGGCCTG GAGAAGCCCATTCACTAGCAGTGGAAAAGGTTTTGTACAAGGGAAATTCAGAGTTTCAAGAG TCCTCAACATATGGGAAAGTACTTGTACTTGATGGCATTGTTCAACTGACAGAGAAAGATGAATGCGCCTACCAGGAGATGATTGCTCATCTTCCTCTTTGTTCTATTCCATCGCCCAAAACT GTTCTGGTTGTTGGTGGCGGTGATGGTGGTGTTCTTAGAGAGATTTCTCGACATAGCTCTGTGGAGCAAATTGACATATGCGAGATAGATAAGATGGTCATTGAT gtCTCTAAAAGGTTTTTTCCTGAGTTGGCTGTTGGATTTGAGGACCCTCGTGTCCACCTTTATATTGCTGATG CTGTCGATTTTCTTCGGTGTGCACCCAAGGGGAAGTATGATGCTGTCATTGTTGATTCATCGGACCCTGTGG GTCCTGCTCAGGAGCTTGTAGGGAAGCCTTTTTTTGAGACAGTAGCTAGAGCATTAAGGCCTGGCGGTGTCCTCTGTAACATGGCAGAAAGCATGTGGCTCCATACTCATCTTATTCAAGATATGATCTCCACTTGCCGTCAAACATTCAAGGGTTCTGTCCATTATGCTTGGGCTAGCGTTCCAACATATCCAAG TGGCGTGATAGGATTTCTTATATGCTCAACTGATGGGCCACCTGTTGATTTTATAAATCCCATCAATCCTATTGAGAAGTTAGAAGGAGCTCTCAAGCATAAAAGAGAACTAAGGTTCTACAACTCAGAG ATGCATTCAGCCGCATTTGCCTTGCCATCCTTTCTGAAAAGGGAGGTGACCTTTCTTCGTGATTCTCCAATCTCGGGACAACCAATCTGCATTTCCTAG
- the LOC121257090 gene encoding spermine synthase-like isoform X3, which translates to MEGGAGRGLECRKTMDGKVNNRNGPEKVLPSCCLKASSSDPELEAKCHSTVVSGWFSETHSCSGEAHSLAVEKVLYKGNSEFQEVLVFESSTYGKVLVLDGIVQLTEKDECAYQEMIAHLPLCSIPSPKTVLVVGGGDGGVLREISRHSSVEQIDICEIDKMVIDVSKRFFPELAVGFEDPRVHLYIADAVDFLRCAPKGKYDAVIVDSSDPVGPAQELVGKPFFETVARALRPGGVLCNMAESMWLHTHLIQDMISTCRQTFKGSVHYAWASVPTYPSGVIGFLICSTDGPPVDFINPINPIEKLEGALKHKRELRFYNSEMHSAAFALPSFLKREVTFLRDSPISGQPICIS; encoded by the exons atGGAGGGCGGCGCAGGAAGAGGTTTGGAATGCCGGAAGACTATGGATGGGAAGGTGAATAACCGGAATGGCCCAGAGAAGGTTCTCCCTTCTTGTTGTTTGAAGGCTAGCTCTTCAGACCCTGAGCTTGAGGCAAAATGCCATTCAACTGTTGTTTCTGGGTGGTTTTCGGAAACTCACTCTTGCTCTG GAGAAGCCCATTCACTAGCAGTGGAAAAGGTTTTGTACAAGGGAAATTCAGAGTTTCAAGAGGTCCTGGTTTTTGAG TCCTCAACATATGGGAAAGTACTTGTACTTGATGGCATTGTTCAACTGACAGAGAAAGATGAATGCGCCTACCAGGAGATGATTGCTCATCTTCCTCTTTGTTCTATTCCATCGCCCAAAACT GTTCTGGTTGTTGGTGGCGGTGATGGTGGTGTTCTTAGAGAGATTTCTCGACATAGCTCTGTGGAGCAAATTGACATATGCGAGATAGATAAGATGGTCATTGAT gtCTCTAAAAGGTTTTTTCCTGAGTTGGCTGTTGGATTTGAGGACCCTCGTGTCCACCTTTATATTGCTGATG CTGTCGATTTTCTTCGGTGTGCACCCAAGGGGAAGTATGATGCTGTCATTGTTGATTCATCGGACCCTGTGG GTCCTGCTCAGGAGCTTGTAGGGAAGCCTTTTTTTGAGACAGTAGCTAGAGCATTAAGGCCTGGCGGTGTCCTCTGTAACATGGCAGAAAGCATGTGGCTCCATACTCATCTTATTCAAGATATGATCTCCACTTGCCGTCAAACATTCAAGGGTTCTGTCCATTATGCTTGGGCTAGCGTTCCAACATATCCAAG TGGCGTGATAGGATTTCTTATATGCTCAACTGATGGGCCACCTGTTGATTTTATAAATCCCATCAATCCTATTGAGAAGTTAGAAGGAGCTCTCAAGCATAAAAGAGAACTAAGGTTCTACAACTCAGAG ATGCATTCAGCCGCATTTGCCTTGCCATCCTTTCTGAAAAGGGAGGTGACCTTTCTTCGTGATTCTCCAATCTCGGGACAACCAATCTGCATTTCCTAG
- the LOC121257090 gene encoding spermine synthase-like isoform X2 — protein sequence MEGGAGRGLECRKTMDGKVNNRNGPEKVLPSCCLKASSSDPELEAKCHSTVVSGWFSETHSCSGKAGKKVYFNNPMWPGEAHSLAVEKVLYKGNSEFQESSTYGKVLVLDGIVQLTEKDECAYQEMIAHLPLCSIPSPKTVLVVGGGDGGVLREISRHSSVEQIDICEIDKMVIDVSKRFFPELAVGFEDPRVHLYIADAVDFLRCAPKGKYDAVIVDSSDPVGPAQELVGKPFFETVARALRPGGVLCNMAESMWLHTHLIQDMISTCRQTFKGSVHYAWASVPTYPSGVIGFLICSTDGPPVDFINPINPIEKLEGALKHKRELRFYNSEMHSAAFALPSFLKREVTFLRDSPISGQPICIS from the exons atGGAGGGCGGCGCAGGAAGAGGTTTGGAATGCCGGAAGACTATGGATGGGAAGGTGAATAACCGGAATGGCCCAGAGAAGGTTCTCCCTTCTTGTTGTTTGAAGGCTAGCTCTTCAGACCCTGAGCTTGAGGCAAAATGCCATTCAACTGTTGTTTCTGGGTGGTTTTCGGAAACTCACTCTTGCTCTG GGAAAGCTGGAAAAAAGGTTTATTTTAACAACCCGATGTGGCCTG GAGAAGCCCATTCACTAGCAGTGGAAAAGGTTTTGTACAAGGGAAATTCAGAGTTTCAAGAG TCCTCAACATATGGGAAAGTACTTGTACTTGATGGCATTGTTCAACTGACAGAGAAAGATGAATGCGCCTACCAGGAGATGATTGCTCATCTTCCTCTTTGTTCTATTCCATCGCCCAAAACT GTTCTGGTTGTTGGTGGCGGTGATGGTGGTGTTCTTAGAGAGATTTCTCGACATAGCTCTGTGGAGCAAATTGACATATGCGAGATAGATAAGATGGTCATTGAT gtCTCTAAAAGGTTTTTTCCTGAGTTGGCTGTTGGATTTGAGGACCCTCGTGTCCACCTTTATATTGCTGATG CTGTCGATTTTCTTCGGTGTGCACCCAAGGGGAAGTATGATGCTGTCATTGTTGATTCATCGGACCCTGTGG GTCCTGCTCAGGAGCTTGTAGGGAAGCCTTTTTTTGAGACAGTAGCTAGAGCATTAAGGCCTGGCGGTGTCCTCTGTAACATGGCAGAAAGCATGTGGCTCCATACTCATCTTATTCAAGATATGATCTCCACTTGCCGTCAAACATTCAAGGGTTCTGTCCATTATGCTTGGGCTAGCGTTCCAACATATCCAAG TGGCGTGATAGGATTTCTTATATGCTCAACTGATGGGCCACCTGTTGATTTTATAAATCCCATCAATCCTATTGAGAAGTTAGAAGGAGCTCTCAAGCATAAAAGAGAACTAAGGTTCTACAACTCAGAG ATGCATTCAGCCGCATTTGCCTTGCCATCCTTTCTGAAAAGGGAGGTGACCTTTCTTCGTGATTCTCCAATCTCGGGACAACCAATCTGCATTTCCTAG
- the LOC121257090 gene encoding spermine synthase-like isoform X5, which translates to MPEDYGWEGKAGKKVYFNNPMWPGEAHSLAVEKVLYKGNSEFQEVLVFESSTYGKVLVLDGIVQLTEKDECAYQEMIAHLPLCSIPSPKTVLVVGGGDGGVLREISRHSSVEQIDICEIDKMVIDVSKRFFPELAVGFEDPRVHLYIADAVDFLRCAPKGKYDAVIVDSSDPVGPAQELVGKPFFETVARALRPGGVLCNMAESMWLHTHLIQDMISTCRQTFKGSVHYAWASVPTYPSGVIGFLICSTDGPPVDFINPINPIEKLEGALKHKRELRFYNSEMHSAAFALPSFLKREVTFLRDSPISGQPICIS; encoded by the exons ATGCCGGAAGACTATGGATGGGAAG GGAAAGCTGGAAAAAAGGTTTATTTTAACAACCCGATGTGGCCTG GAGAAGCCCATTCACTAGCAGTGGAAAAGGTTTTGTACAAGGGAAATTCAGAGTTTCAAGAGGTCCTGGTTTTTGAG TCCTCAACATATGGGAAAGTACTTGTACTTGATGGCATTGTTCAACTGACAGAGAAAGATGAATGCGCCTACCAGGAGATGATTGCTCATCTTCCTCTTTGTTCTATTCCATCGCCCAAAACT GTTCTGGTTGTTGGTGGCGGTGATGGTGGTGTTCTTAGAGAGATTTCTCGACATAGCTCTGTGGAGCAAATTGACATATGCGAGATAGATAAGATGGTCATTGAT gtCTCTAAAAGGTTTTTTCCTGAGTTGGCTGTTGGATTTGAGGACCCTCGTGTCCACCTTTATATTGCTGATG CTGTCGATTTTCTTCGGTGTGCACCCAAGGGGAAGTATGATGCTGTCATTGTTGATTCATCGGACCCTGTGG GTCCTGCTCAGGAGCTTGTAGGGAAGCCTTTTTTTGAGACAGTAGCTAGAGCATTAAGGCCTGGCGGTGTCCTCTGTAACATGGCAGAAAGCATGTGGCTCCATACTCATCTTATTCAAGATATGATCTCCACTTGCCGTCAAACATTCAAGGGTTCTGTCCATTATGCTTGGGCTAGCGTTCCAACATATCCAAG TGGCGTGATAGGATTTCTTATATGCTCAACTGATGGGCCACCTGTTGATTTTATAAATCCCATCAATCCTATTGAGAAGTTAGAAGGAGCTCTCAAGCATAAAAGAGAACTAAGGTTCTACAACTCAGAG ATGCATTCAGCCGCATTTGCCTTGCCATCCTTTCTGAAAAGGGAGGTGACCTTTCTTCGTGATTCTCCAATCTCGGGACAACCAATCTGCATTTCCTAG
- the LOC121257090 gene encoding spermine synthase-like isoform X1 gives MEGGAGRGLECRKTMDGKVNNRNGPEKVLPSCCLKASSSDPELEAKCHSTVVSGWFSETHSCSGKAGKKVYFNNPMWPGEAHSLAVEKVLYKGNSEFQEVLVFESSTYGKVLVLDGIVQLTEKDECAYQEMIAHLPLCSIPSPKTVLVVGGGDGGVLREISRHSSVEQIDICEIDKMVIDVSKRFFPELAVGFEDPRVHLYIADAVDFLRCAPKGKYDAVIVDSSDPVGPAQELVGKPFFETVARALRPGGVLCNMAESMWLHTHLIQDMISTCRQTFKGSVHYAWASVPTYPSGVIGFLICSTDGPPVDFINPINPIEKLEGALKHKRELRFYNSEMHSAAFALPSFLKREVTFLRDSPISGQPICIS, from the exons atGGAGGGCGGCGCAGGAAGAGGTTTGGAATGCCGGAAGACTATGGATGGGAAGGTGAATAACCGGAATGGCCCAGAGAAGGTTCTCCCTTCTTGTTGTTTGAAGGCTAGCTCTTCAGACCCTGAGCTTGAGGCAAAATGCCATTCAACTGTTGTTTCTGGGTGGTTTTCGGAAACTCACTCTTGCTCTG GGAAAGCTGGAAAAAAGGTTTATTTTAACAACCCGATGTGGCCTG GAGAAGCCCATTCACTAGCAGTGGAAAAGGTTTTGTACAAGGGAAATTCAGAGTTTCAAGAGGTCCTGGTTTTTGAG TCCTCAACATATGGGAAAGTACTTGTACTTGATGGCATTGTTCAACTGACAGAGAAAGATGAATGCGCCTACCAGGAGATGATTGCTCATCTTCCTCTTTGTTCTATTCCATCGCCCAAAACT GTTCTGGTTGTTGGTGGCGGTGATGGTGGTGTTCTTAGAGAGATTTCTCGACATAGCTCTGTGGAGCAAATTGACATATGCGAGATAGATAAGATGGTCATTGAT gtCTCTAAAAGGTTTTTTCCTGAGTTGGCTGTTGGATTTGAGGACCCTCGTGTCCACCTTTATATTGCTGATG CTGTCGATTTTCTTCGGTGTGCACCCAAGGGGAAGTATGATGCTGTCATTGTTGATTCATCGGACCCTGTGG GTCCTGCTCAGGAGCTTGTAGGGAAGCCTTTTTTTGAGACAGTAGCTAGAGCATTAAGGCCTGGCGGTGTCCTCTGTAACATGGCAGAAAGCATGTGGCTCCATACTCATCTTATTCAAGATATGATCTCCACTTGCCGTCAAACATTCAAGGGTTCTGTCCATTATGCTTGGGCTAGCGTTCCAACATATCCAAG TGGCGTGATAGGATTTCTTATATGCTCAACTGATGGGCCACCTGTTGATTTTATAAATCCCATCAATCCTATTGAGAAGTTAGAAGGAGCTCTCAAGCATAAAAGAGAACTAAGGTTCTACAACTCAGAG ATGCATTCAGCCGCATTTGCCTTGCCATCCTTTCTGAAAAGGGAGGTGACCTTTCTTCGTGATTCTCCAATCTCGGGACAACCAATCTGCATTTCCTAG
- the LOC121257090 gene encoding spermine synthase-like isoform X7, translating into MPEDYGWEGEAHSLAVEKVLYKGNSEFQEVLVFESSTYGKVLVLDGIVQLTEKDECAYQEMIAHLPLCSIPSPKTVLVVGGGDGGVLREISRHSSVEQIDICEIDKMVIDVSKRFFPELAVGFEDPRVHLYIADAVDFLRCAPKGKYDAVIVDSSDPVGPAQELVGKPFFETVARALRPGGVLCNMAESMWLHTHLIQDMISTCRQTFKGSVHYAWASVPTYPSGVIGFLICSTDGPPVDFINPINPIEKLEGALKHKRELRFYNSEMHSAAFALPSFLKREVTFLRDSPISGQPICIS; encoded by the exons ATGCCGGAAGACTATGGATGGGAAG GAGAAGCCCATTCACTAGCAGTGGAAAAGGTTTTGTACAAGGGAAATTCAGAGTTTCAAGAGGTCCTGGTTTTTGAG TCCTCAACATATGGGAAAGTACTTGTACTTGATGGCATTGTTCAACTGACAGAGAAAGATGAATGCGCCTACCAGGAGATGATTGCTCATCTTCCTCTTTGTTCTATTCCATCGCCCAAAACT GTTCTGGTTGTTGGTGGCGGTGATGGTGGTGTTCTTAGAGAGATTTCTCGACATAGCTCTGTGGAGCAAATTGACATATGCGAGATAGATAAGATGGTCATTGAT gtCTCTAAAAGGTTTTTTCCTGAGTTGGCTGTTGGATTTGAGGACCCTCGTGTCCACCTTTATATTGCTGATG CTGTCGATTTTCTTCGGTGTGCACCCAAGGGGAAGTATGATGCTGTCATTGTTGATTCATCGGACCCTGTGG GTCCTGCTCAGGAGCTTGTAGGGAAGCCTTTTTTTGAGACAGTAGCTAGAGCATTAAGGCCTGGCGGTGTCCTCTGTAACATGGCAGAAAGCATGTGGCTCCATACTCATCTTATTCAAGATATGATCTCCACTTGCCGTCAAACATTCAAGGGTTCTGTCCATTATGCTTGGGCTAGCGTTCCAACATATCCAAG TGGCGTGATAGGATTTCTTATATGCTCAACTGATGGGCCACCTGTTGATTTTATAAATCCCATCAATCCTATTGAGAAGTTAGAAGGAGCTCTCAAGCATAAAAGAGAACTAAGGTTCTACAACTCAGAG ATGCATTCAGCCGCATTTGCCTTGCCATCCTTTCTGAAAAGGGAGGTGACCTTTCTTCGTGATTCTCCAATCTCGGGACAACCAATCTGCATTTCCTAG